The following are encoded together in the Mumia sp. Pv4-285 genome:
- a CDS encoding MarR family winged helix-turn-helix transcriptional regulator — MPTDAQKLAAAVARLNRRLRQERHSDLTPNQISILGTLHHHGPLTPGAIAAIEHVQPPSVTRTVNCLVDNGLAERATHPSDRRQVVVSISDEGRAGLAAERDRRDTWLAGRLASLTTEERTVLRDASALLEKLVVSE, encoded by the coding sequence ATGCCCACCGATGCCCAGAAGCTCGCCGCCGCCGTCGCCCGGCTCAACCGGCGACTCCGGCAGGAGCGGCACTCCGACCTCACGCCCAACCAGATCAGCATCCTCGGCACGCTGCACCACCACGGTCCGCTGACCCCCGGTGCGATCGCGGCGATCGAGCACGTCCAGCCCCCGTCGGTCACCCGCACCGTCAACTGCCTCGTCGACAACGGGCTCGCCGAGCGTGCGACACACCCGTCCGACCGCCGTCAGGTCGTCGTCTCCATCAGCGACGAGGGCCGAGCCGGCCTCGCCGCCGAGCGGGACCGTCGCGACACCTGGCTCGCCGGCCGCCTCGCCTCCCTCACCACCGAGGAGCGCACCGTCCTCCGCGACG
- a CDS encoding NCS2 family permease, giving the protein MSTQTATGSLDRYFKISQRGSTVARELRGGVVTFFTMAYIIVLNPIIIAGVQDADGNYLGGGSQAQAFALVAAATALVAGVMSILMGAVANFPLAMATGLGLNAFVAYSIASQMTWADAMGLVVIEGIIILVLVLTGFRKAVFDAVPLPLKMAISVGIGLFIALVGLVNAGVVRTTGNPSPPIGLGIGGELSGWPVFVFCIGLVLMISLYARGVRGAILIGILATTVIAVVVEAITDTGSSGGDPTSKGWNLNVPTSPEKFVDMPDFSLLGDFSLLGSFESVGFVTAVLLVFTLLLADFFDTMGTMTAIGAEADLNDEDGTPEGAQRILVIDSIGAVAGGAASVSSNTAYVESASGVGDGARTGLAAIVTGVLFLLATVFSPVVAHIPNEAAVPALVLVGFLMMQQVSEIPWKDIELALPAFLTIALMPFTYSISVGIGAGFLSYVLIKVVRGKANQVHLLMWIVAALFLVYFAIDPITRWLS; this is encoded by the coding sequence ATGTCCACCCAGACTGCGACCGGTTCGCTGGACCGCTACTTCAAGATCTCCCAGCGCGGGTCCACCGTCGCTCGCGAGCTCCGTGGCGGAGTCGTCACGTTCTTCACGATGGCGTACATCATCGTGCTGAACCCGATCATCATCGCCGGCGTCCAGGACGCCGACGGCAACTATCTCGGCGGCGGCTCGCAGGCCCAGGCGTTCGCGCTCGTCGCGGCCGCCACGGCGCTCGTGGCGGGGGTGATGAGCATCCTCATGGGTGCCGTCGCCAACTTCCCGCTCGCGATGGCGACCGGGCTCGGGCTCAACGCGTTCGTCGCGTACTCCATCGCGAGCCAGATGACTTGGGCCGACGCGATGGGCCTCGTCGTCATCGAGGGCATCATCATCCTCGTCCTGGTCCTGACGGGCTTCCGGAAGGCGGTCTTCGACGCGGTCCCGCTGCCGCTCAAGATGGCGATCTCGGTCGGCATCGGGCTCTTCATCGCGCTGGTCGGCCTTGTCAACGCCGGCGTGGTCCGGACGACCGGCAACCCGTCGCCCCCCATCGGGCTCGGCATCGGCGGCGAGCTCTCGGGCTGGCCGGTGTTCGTGTTCTGCATCGGCCTGGTCCTCATGATCAGCCTGTACGCCCGCGGCGTCCGCGGCGCCATCCTCATCGGCATCCTCGCGACCACCGTGATCGCGGTCGTCGTCGAGGCGATCACCGACACGGGATCCTCGGGCGGCGACCCCACGTCGAAGGGCTGGAACCTCAACGTCCCGACGAGTCCGGAGAAGTTCGTCGACATGCCGGACTTCTCGCTGCTGGGTGACTTCTCGCTGCTCGGCTCGTTCGAGTCCGTCGGCTTCGTCACCGCGGTGCTGCTGGTCTTCACGCTCCTGCTCGCCGACTTCTTCGACACGATGGGCACGATGACGGCGATCGGCGCCGAGGCCGACCTCAACGACGAGGACGGCACGCCTGAGGGTGCGCAGCGGATCCTCGTCATCGACTCGATCGGCGCTGTCGCCGGTGGTGCCGCGAGCGTCTCCAGCAACACCGCGTACGTCGAGTCCGCCTCCGGCGTCGGAGACGGTGCGCGGACGGGCCTCGCCGCGATCGTGACCGGCGTGCTGTTCCTGCTCGCCACGGTCTTCTCGCCGGTCGTCGCGCACATCCCGAACGAGGCGGCCGTCCCGGCGCTCGTGCTCGTCGGCTTCCTGATGATGCAGCAGGTGAGCGAGATCCCGTGGAAGGACATCGAGCTCGCGCTCCCCGCCTTCCTCACGATCGCGCTCATGCCGTTCACCTACTCGATCAGCGTCGGGATCGGCGCCGGCTTCCTGTCGTACGTGCTCATCAAGGTCGTGCGTGGCAAGGCGAACCAGGTCCACCTGCTGATGTGGATCGTCGCCGCGCTGTTCCTGGTGTACTTCGCGATCGACCCGATCACGCGCTGGCTGAGCTGA
- a CDS encoding MarR family winged helix-turn-helix transcriptional regulator — translation MAGVTCVLRDETAEQIAAALGKLGRVLRSSAQRWERLDIGVRRTDVSLLRRLQRDGEQRLSDLAEPQCVSVSVISRQVATLEHDGLVVRRVDPTDARVVLIRLSDAGRDRLADITRRYAAFVHRALVDFDDVEAGRMAELIDLAADRMSAELDSPPNERIPVA, via the coding sequence ATGGCGGGGGTGACGTGCGTGCTGCGAGACGAGACAGCCGAGCAGATCGCCGCGGCGCTCGGAAAGCTCGGCCGCGTGCTGCGGTCGTCGGCGCAACGCTGGGAGCGGCTCGACATCGGCGTCCGTCGTACGGACGTGTCGCTCCTTCGCCGGCTCCAGCGCGACGGCGAGCAGCGACTGAGCGACCTGGCCGAGCCGCAGTGCGTCAGCGTGTCAGTGATCAGCAGGCAGGTCGCCACGCTGGAGCACGACGGGCTCGTCGTACGCCGTGTCGATCCGACGGACGCACGGGTCGTGCTGATCCGGCTCTCCGACGCCGGCCGTGACCGGCTGGCAGACATCACCCGTCGCTACGCAGCCTTCGTCCACCGCGCCCTCGTGGACTTCGACGACGTCGAAGCAGGGCGGATGGCAGAACTCATCGACCTCGCCGCGGACCGCATGTCCGCTGAGCTCGACTCACCACCGAACGAGAGGATCCCCGTCGCGTGA
- a CDS encoding cold-shock protein: protein MPAGKVKWYDADKGFGFLSREGGEDVYVRADALPAGVSSLKPGTRVEFGVAAGRRGDQALQVRVLDPTPSVAKQQAKARRKPPEDMVVIVEDTIRLLDQLGGTFRAGRFPEGRTSKQTAALLRALADELSA from the coding sequence GTGCCTGCTGGCAAGGTCAAGTGGTACGACGCCGACAAGGGCTTCGGGTTCCTGAGCCGCGAAGGCGGCGAGGACGTGTACGTGCGGGCCGATGCGTTGCCTGCCGGCGTCTCGTCGCTGAAGCCTGGGACCCGGGTCGAGTTCGGCGTCGCCGCAGGTCGTCGCGGTGACCAGGCGCTCCAGGTGCGGGTGCTCGATCCGACGCCCTCGGTCGCGAAGCAGCAGGCGAAGGCGCGTCGCAAGCCCCCTGAGGACATGGTCGTCATCGTCGAGGACACTATCCGGCTGCTCGACCAGCTCGGAGGCACCTTCCGCGCGGGCCGCTTCCCCGAGGGCCGGACGTCCAAGCAGACCGCGGCGCTCCTGCGGGCACTTGCCGACGAGCTCTCCGCCTGA
- a CDS encoding HAD family hydrolase, which yields MPTFNLGTSRLIGFDLDMTLIDSRPGIRAVYDEISTRTGVEIDSSLVVSRLGPPVEVELAHWFAHDAVAAMADLYRSLYAGIAIERIAALPGAYDAIDAVRERGGRVAVITAKNAQDAAAHLDHLGLHADEVRGRAWRSGKADALRELGAQAYVGDHVHDMEAAALAGVPGVGVTTGPSSRTELQGAGAATVVDSLEQLDEVLDTL from the coding sequence GTGCCCACCTTCAATCTCGGGACCTCCCGGCTCATCGGGTTCGACCTGGACATGACGCTCATCGACTCGCGTCCCGGGATCCGAGCCGTGTACGACGAGATCTCCACCCGCACCGGGGTGGAGATCGACTCGTCTCTGGTGGTCTCGCGGCTCGGTCCTCCCGTGGAGGTCGAGCTTGCCCACTGGTTCGCCCACGACGCCGTCGCCGCGATGGCGGACCTCTACCGGTCTCTCTACGCCGGGATCGCGATCGAGCGCATCGCAGCCCTGCCCGGCGCGTACGACGCGATCGACGCGGTCCGCGAGCGCGGAGGCCGCGTCGCGGTCATCACCGCGAAGAACGCGCAGGACGCCGCCGCGCACCTCGACCACCTCGGCCTGCACGCCGACGAGGTACGCGGCAGGGCATGGCGCTCGGGCAAGGCCGACGCCCTGCGGGAGCTCGGGGCGCAGGCGTACGTGGGCGACCACGTGCACGACATGGAGGCTGCCGCCCTGGCCGGCGTACCGGGTGTCGGAGTGACCACCGGACCCTCGAGCCGTACGGAGCTGCAGGGCGCCGGGGCGGCGACGGTGGTCGACTCGCTCGAGCAGCTCGACGAGGTCCTGGACACCCTGTGA
- a CDS encoding PadR family transcriptional regulator, with protein MSIRQGLLALLSQQPMYGAQLRAEFEDRTAGTWPLNVGQVYTTLGRLQRDGFVESAGEPDEEGRITYRLTDVGRTTVGEWFASSVSPDADPRDELTIKVALGVTLPDVDVRSVVQTQRVDSMRHLQVLTRRKRAAVEKDDLARELVLERSIFAIEAQVRWLDHMESRIRRSHRRTTTPAAEENAR; from the coding sequence ATGTCGATCCGGCAAGGACTGCTCGCGCTGCTGTCACAGCAGCCGATGTACGGCGCTCAGCTGCGCGCCGAGTTCGAGGACAGAACCGCTGGCACGTGGCCGCTCAACGTCGGACAGGTCTACACCACCCTGGGTCGCCTCCAGCGCGACGGTTTCGTGGAGTCGGCGGGCGAGCCGGACGAGGAGGGCCGGATCACCTACCGGCTCACCGACGTGGGTCGGACCACCGTGGGGGAGTGGTTCGCCTCGTCGGTCTCGCCCGATGCCGACCCTCGCGACGAGCTGACCATCAAGGTCGCGCTCGGCGTCACCTTGCCGGACGTCGACGTCAGGTCCGTCGTCCAGACGCAGCGCGTCGACTCGATGCGCCACCTCCAGGTGCTCACCCGCCGCAAGCGGGCCGCGGTCGAGAAGGACGATCTCGCTCGCGAGCTGGTGCTCGAGCGTTCGATCTTCGCGATCGAGGCGCAGGTGCGCTGGCTCGACCACATGGAGTCACGGATCCGACGGAGCCACCGCCGTACGACCACCCCCGCCGCAGAGGAGAACGCGCGATGA
- a CDS encoding ABC transporter ATP-binding protein — protein MTIPDDVEVLLEMRDVRRTHGEGAATVYALRGVDLRLAAGELVAVMGPSGSGKSTLLNLAGGLDAPTAGEIIVEGRSLATYGRNELARVRRRGLGYVFQDLNLIPSLTAAENVALPLELDGVRTRDAREEALRSLDEVGTAELADRFPDEMSGGQQQRVAIARALVGPRRVLLADEPTGALDSETGEEVLAVLRRRVDAGAAGLLVTHEARHAAWADRVVFLRDGLVVDAADAREIPVGIGEVAPA, from the coding sequence ATGACCATCCCCGACGACGTCGAGGTCCTGCTCGAGATGCGGGACGTGCGCCGTACGCACGGTGAGGGTGCCGCCACCGTCTACGCATTGCGTGGTGTCGACCTCCGGTTGGCGGCCGGTGAGCTCGTCGCAGTCATGGGGCCCTCCGGCTCCGGCAAGTCGACGCTGCTCAACCTCGCCGGCGGTCTCGACGCACCGACGGCCGGAGAGATCATCGTGGAGGGACGGTCGCTCGCGACGTACGGCCGCAACGAGCTCGCCCGCGTACGCCGCCGCGGCCTCGGCTACGTCTTCCAGGACCTGAACCTCATCCCGAGCCTCACCGCCGCCGAGAACGTCGCGCTTCCGCTGGAGCTCGACGGGGTTCGAACCCGCGACGCCCGCGAGGAGGCGCTCCGCTCGCTCGACGAGGTCGGCACTGCCGAGCTCGCCGACCGCTTCCCCGACGAGATGTCGGGCGGCCAGCAACAGCGGGTCGCGATCGCGCGCGCCCTCGTCGGACCACGACGCGTGCTGCTCGCCGACGAGCCCACGGGGGCGCTCGACTCCGAGACCGGCGAGGAGGTGCTCGCCGTCCTGCGTCGTCGCGTCGATGCGGGAGCGGCCGGGCTCCTCGTCACCCACGAGGCACGCCACGCAGCCTGGGCCGACCGCGTCGTGTTCCTGCGCGACGGTCTCGTCGTGGACGCGGCCGACGCACGGGAGATCCCGGTGGGCATCGGCGAGGTGGCACCGGCATGA
- a CDS encoding MFS transporter — protein MTTTAPVDTSEELSHRAIMEVMVGVLAALFTALVSSTIVANALPTIIADLDGTQSQYTWIVTTSLLAMTVSTPIWAKLSDLFNKKLLIQLAIVTFVVGSVIAGFSQSVPMLLVARGLQGLAMGGITALAQAIIGSIIPPRERGRYAGYMGGVMALATVSGPLVGGVIVDSSLGWRWTFFVCVPLAVMSLVVLQRYLKLPTLVRDVKVDYVGAVLIAIAASMPLLWVTFAGGSFAWMSWESALFVGGTIVATVAFVVVESKVAEPIVPLKVFRDRTTALAIIASVAVGIAMFGSSVFLGQYLQVARGYSPTDAGLITIPMMVGSLIGTIGSGSLIVRYGRWKGFLVAGSMLLIAGLGLLGTIDHATVLWHLWIFMFLMGLGMGMLMQNLVLAVQNTVDVTEVGATSGAVAFFRSLGGTVGVSVLGAILASSVTDKITQGLAAMGVSGSGSDASGTLDLAHMPAPIADLVRTSYGDATGEIFVVAAAVAVVALIAVLFIKEVPLRTTVRKTDVVEESSEREVVGAR, from the coding sequence GTGACCACTACCGCGCCCGTCGACACCAGCGAGGAGCTCAGCCACCGCGCCATCATGGAAGTGATGGTCGGCGTGCTGGCCGCGCTGTTCACCGCCCTCGTCAGCTCGACCATCGTCGCGAACGCGCTGCCGACGATCATCGCCGACCTCGACGGCACCCAGTCCCAGTACACGTGGATCGTCACCACCTCGCTCCTCGCGATGACCGTGTCGACGCCGATCTGGGCGAAGCTGTCCGACCTCTTCAACAAGAAGCTGCTCATCCAGCTCGCGATCGTCACGTTCGTCGTCGGCTCGGTCATCGCCGGGTTCTCGCAGAGCGTGCCGATGCTCCTCGTCGCCCGCGGCCTCCAGGGCCTGGCGATGGGCGGCATCACCGCGCTCGCCCAGGCGATCATCGGCTCGATCATCCCGCCTCGTGAGCGCGGCCGCTACGCGGGCTACATGGGCGGCGTGATGGCACTGGCCACCGTCAGCGGACCGCTCGTCGGAGGCGTCATCGTCGACTCCTCGCTCGGCTGGCGATGGACCTTCTTCGTGTGCGTGCCGTTGGCGGTCATGAGCCTCGTGGTCCTCCAGCGCTACCTGAAGCTCCCGACCCTCGTGAGGGACGTCAAGGTCGACTACGTCGGCGCCGTCCTCATCGCGATCGCCGCCAGCATGCCGCTCCTGTGGGTCACCTTCGCCGGCGGCTCGTTCGCGTGGATGTCGTGGGAGAGCGCGCTCTTCGTCGGCGGGACGATCGTGGCGACCGTCGCCTTCGTGGTCGTCGAGTCGAAGGTCGCCGAGCCGATCGTGCCGCTCAAGGTCTTCCGCGACCGGACGACCGCGCTCGCCATCATCGCGAGCGTCGCGGTCGGCATCGCCATGTTCGGCAGCTCGGTCTTCCTCGGCCAGTACCTCCAGGTCGCCCGCGGCTACAGCCCGACCGACGCGGGCCTCATCACGATCCCCATGATGGTGGGCTCGCTGATCGGCACGATCGGGTCCGGCAGCCTCATCGTCCGCTACGGACGGTGGAAGGGCTTCCTGGTCGCCGGCTCGATGCTTCTGATCGCGGGGCTCGGCCTCCTGGGCACGATCGACCACGCGACGGTGCTGTGGCACCTGTGGATCTTCATGTTCCTGATGGGCCTCGGCATGGGCATGCTCATGCAGAACCTGGTGCTCGCGGTCCAGAACACGGTCGACGTCACCGAGGTCGGCGCGACCTCGGGAGCAGTGGCGTTCTTCCGGTCGCTCGGCGGAACGGTGGGCGTCTCCGTCCTCGGCGCGATCCTGGCCTCGAGCGTCACGGACAAGATCACCCAGGGCCTCGCGGCGATGGGCGTCTCCGGGTCCGGTTCGGACGCGTCCGGCACGCTCGACCTGGCGCACATGCCGGCGCCGATCGCCGACCTCGTGCGCACGTCGTACGGCGACGCGACGGGGGAGATCTTCGTCGTGGCGGCAGCCGTCGCGGTCGTCGCGCTGATCGCGGTCCTCTTCATCAAGGAGGTCCCGCTGCGCACCACCGTCCGCAAGACCGACGTCGTCGAGGAGAGCAGCGAGCGCGAGGTCGTCGGCGCGCGCTGA
- a CDS encoding FtsX-like permease family protein — MSAVLARWRLALRMARRDIRRSKGRSVLVAVMVGTPVMLAVVLSTLYATDDVTPLEDMPATLGQSAARLSWAGAPIEQSPDGRAGGTGPGGQLATEPSPDRIRQLLPGSDVVELHSTWAPLVTRSGVEVLEVDTTHPVTDGMVAVVDGRLPRRVGEVVVTPKLLDQLGAAVGERVELGGQQVTVVGTGTFGTVAPYPNSAGVVALPGTLVLPDDPEQASVSSEYLVDRVAPVTWEDVRRLNAEGFWVTSRYVLENPPSVGLYETGQWGEQDAAQQAVFVVITTAIVLQVVLLAGPAFAVGVRRQRRDLALVAAAGGSPADVRRTVLAQAAFLGAGASLAGAVLGLVVTPLVMAAITRWGDEGFGPYDVMWPAVFAALLLGTAASVLAALVPARQVARQEVTAALVGRSPEPSRRAGWPLVGLALIVVGLGVCFTRGTRTGGEVAVAGGTVAVVLGTVFLTPLVIGLLGRAGRRLPLPLRLAVRDTARQRSRSTPAIAAVMATVAGITALAIAGASDFEQSRRSYTFMYPMGTTVLSQYDGAVDRAVESAEEASGVSFTGIGSAGDHGDENGTGWIDVAVESPSMTDWSGYTQVAVATPAELGAWGVELTPQQVSALDAGGVLVGDSVALDEGRVTLTVYDVQEDGTGEGRSVALDGTLADLGMGAVPQGPEPTVALAVVSPETAAAQRIPYERATAIAGDELSPRQLHDTKAALRDLPGDQDVSTERGFQETFTVVLVLLLGAGGLAVLIGTLTATGLALADARADLATLAAVGAGPRTRRTVAAAQAVVLGTLGALMGVAVGFAPGLAATWPMTVDRWGSGVETTGPVVDIPWGVLAAIVFVVPLIAAAASALVVRSRLPLTRRLAQ; from the coding sequence ATGAGTGCCGTCCTCGCTCGTTGGCGACTCGCACTCCGGATGGCCCGCCGCGACATCCGGCGCTCGAAGGGTCGCAGCGTCCTGGTCGCCGTGATGGTGGGCACCCCCGTGATGCTCGCGGTGGTCCTCTCGACCCTGTACGCCACCGATGACGTCACGCCGCTCGAGGACATGCCTGCGACGCTGGGGCAGTCGGCGGCACGGCTGTCGTGGGCGGGCGCTCCGATCGAGCAGTCCCCGGACGGCAGGGCAGGCGGAACGGGCCCTGGCGGGCAGCTTGCCACCGAGCCCAGCCCCGATCGCATCCGTCAGCTCCTGCCGGGCTCCGACGTCGTGGAGCTGCACAGCACTTGGGCGCCGCTCGTGACCCGTTCGGGTGTCGAGGTCCTCGAGGTCGACACCACGCACCCCGTGACCGACGGGATGGTCGCGGTGGTCGACGGGCGCCTCCCCCGACGTGTCGGCGAGGTGGTGGTCACCCCCAAGCTGCTCGACCAGCTCGGCGCCGCTGTGGGTGAACGCGTCGAGCTAGGCGGGCAGCAGGTCACCGTCGTCGGGACGGGGACCTTCGGTACGGTCGCGCCGTACCCGAACAGTGCCGGCGTCGTCGCTCTGCCAGGGACGCTCGTCCTTCCCGACGACCCCGAGCAGGCGTCGGTCTCCTCCGAGTACCTTGTCGACCGCGTCGCGCCGGTCACCTGGGAGGACGTCAGACGCCTCAACGCGGAGGGCTTCTGGGTGACCTCGCGGTACGTCCTCGAGAACCCTCCTTCGGTCGGCCTGTACGAGACGGGGCAATGGGGCGAGCAGGACGCCGCCCAGCAGGCCGTCTTCGTCGTCATCACCACCGCGATCGTCCTGCAGGTCGTCCTCCTCGCAGGGCCTGCCTTCGCGGTCGGGGTCCGTCGCCAGCGGCGTGACCTCGCGCTCGTGGCCGCCGCTGGCGGGAGCCCTGCCGACGTCCGTCGCACGGTGCTCGCTCAGGCGGCGTTCCTCGGCGCCGGCGCTTCGCTCGCCGGCGCTGTGCTCGGGCTCGTGGTGACGCCGCTCGTCATGGCCGCCATCACGCGATGGGGCGACGAGGGTTTCGGGCCGTACGACGTGATGTGGCCTGCGGTCTTCGCTGCGCTGCTCCTCGGCACGGCCGCGTCCGTGCTGGCGGCGCTCGTCCCAGCGCGGCAGGTCGCGCGCCAGGAGGTCACCGCGGCGCTCGTCGGACGCTCGCCGGAGCCCAGTCGCCGAGCGGGCTGGCCGTTGGTCGGTCTTGCGCTCATCGTCGTCGGCCTGGGCGTCTGCTTCACCCGTGGGACCCGTACGGGCGGCGAGGTCGCCGTCGCCGGTGGCACGGTTGCCGTCGTCCTCGGCACCGTCTTCCTCACGCCGCTGGTGATCGGGCTGCTCGGTCGGGCCGGCAGACGTCTTCCGCTCCCGCTGCGCCTCGCGGTCCGTGACACGGCCCGACAGCGCTCACGCAGCACGCCGGCGATCGCTGCGGTCATGGCGACGGTCGCAGGCATCACCGCCCTCGCGATCGCGGGGGCCAGCGACTTCGAGCAGAGCCGTCGCTCCTACACGTTCATGTATCCGATGGGGACGACGGTGCTCTCCCAGTACGACGGAGCGGTCGACCGAGCCGTCGAGTCGGCCGAGGAGGCGAGCGGAGTCAGCTTCACCGGGATCGGCAGTGCCGGAGACCACGGTGACGAGAACGGGACGGGCTGGATCGATGTCGCGGTCGAGAGCCCGAGCATGACCGACTGGTCGGGCTACACCCAGGTGGCGGTCGCGACGCCTGCAGAGCTCGGAGCCTGGGGTGTGGAGCTGACGCCGCAACAGGTCAGTGCCCTGGATGCCGGGGGCGTGCTCGTCGGCGACAGCGTGGCGCTCGACGAGGGACGCGTGACGCTGACCGTGTACGACGTGCAGGAGGACGGAACGGGTGAGGGCCGCTCCGTCGCCCTCGACGGGACGCTCGCCGACCTCGGGATGGGGGCTGTGCCCCAGGGCCCGGAGCCCACGGTGGCGCTCGCCGTCGTCTCGCCGGAGACCGCCGCCGCCCAGCGGATCCCGTACGAGCGCGCGACGGCGATCGCCGGAGACGAGCTCTCGCCGCGGCAGCTCCACGACACGAAGGCCGCCCTGCGGGATCTCCCGGGTGACCAGGACGTCTCGACCGAGCGGGGTTTCCAGGAGACGTTCACGGTGGTGCTGGTCCTGCTCCTCGGCGCTGGCGGGCTCGCAGTGCTGATCGGGACGCTCACGGCGACTGGTCTCGCGCTCGCCGATGCTCGGGCGGACCTCGCGACGCTCGCAGCCGTCGGCGCCGGCCCGCGGACCCGCCGGACCGTCGCGGCGGCGCAGGCCGTCGTGCTCGGCACCCTCGGGGCGCTGATGGGGGTCGCGGTCGGGTTCGCACCCGGCCTTGCGGCGACCTGGCCGATGACGGTCGACCGGTGGGGTTCGGGCGTGGAGACCACCGGACCCGTCGTCGACATCCCGTGGGGCGTGCTCGCAGCCATCGTCTTCGTCGTCCCGCTGATCGCGGCCGCAGCATCGGCGCTGGTCGTACGCAGCCGCCTCCCGCTGACCCGGAGGCTCGCGCAGTGA
- a CDS encoding DUF3027 domain-containing protein yields the protein MPASSRGAGARTSSVRAPKLDAVTAAAVDVARAALIEDVGESQVGEHLGVRPEGDRVVTHVFAARLAGYQGWHWSVTVTRASRQKKVTVDEIVLLPGDDAIVAPDWTPYKDRVLPGDMSPGDLLPPEDDDVRLAPAWFVGDEAVDPLIDPTSVRPVADEVAIGRVEVLSLEGRAAAAQRWYDGDRGPDTPIAQQAPGRCRGCGFMVWLAPPLGALFGVCANAMANDDGKVVSFDHGCGAHSEARVKRGAQGAVPPVHDTLTVDPVVVDVDLA from the coding sequence ATGCCTGCCTCCAGCCGCGGTGCCGGCGCACGGACCTCGTCCGTTCGCGCCCCCAAGCTCGACGCCGTCACCGCCGCCGCGGTCGACGTAGCCCGTGCTGCGCTGATCGAGGACGTGGGCGAGAGCCAGGTCGGAGAGCACCTCGGCGTACGCCCCGAGGGCGACCGTGTCGTCACGCACGTCTTCGCCGCCCGCCTGGCCGGCTACCAGGGATGGCACTGGTCCGTCACGGTCACGCGCGCGTCGCGCCAGAAGAAGGTCACGGTCGACGAGATCGTCCTCCTCCCGGGCGACGACGCGATCGTCGCGCCGGACTGGACCCCCTACAAGGATCGCGTCCTTCCCGGCGACATGAGTCCCGGCGACCTGCTTCCGCCGGAGGACGACGACGTACGGCTCGCGCCGGCGTGGTTCGTCGGTGACGAGGCGGTCGACCCGTTGATCGATCCCACCTCCGTCCGCCCCGTGGCGGACGAGGTCGCGATCGGTCGTGTCGAGGTGCTGTCGCTCGAGGGTCGCGCCGCCGCCGCCCAGCGCTGGTACGACGGCGACCGCGGTCCGGACACGCCGATCGCCCAGCAGGCACCGGGGCGCTGCCGGGGGTGCGGCTTCATGGTGTGGCTCGCGCCGCCGCTGGGCGCGCTCTTCGGTGTGTGTGCCAACGCGATGGCCAACGACGACGGCAAGGTCGTGTCCTTCGACCACGGCTGCGGGGCTCACTCCGAGGCCCGCGTGAAGCGGGGAGCCCAGGGTGCAGTGCCGCCGGTCCACGACACCCTGACGGTGGATCCCGTGGTCGTCGACGTCGATCTGGCCTGA